One part of the Streptomyces sp. AM 2-1-1 genome encodes these proteins:
- a CDS encoding 4'-phosphopantetheinyl transferase superfamily protein produces the protein MTLTRHPADGFPPVPGLVHGPAGPWSQLLRDLDSSGVGLVHASLAEWRTQLPPEPRRQELLGRDWPRYSRLGNDQLRERFMATRMLIRHTAAVALGTEPYSLELRYGLNGRVHLRGYDQIDVSLSHTADLLLCGITSLGVIGIDAEPSERRLSGQDVELFMCTEPERLRLSRTPPEERNALLLRLWTLKEAYSKALGQGLRFPFTQFGFRLADGTARLERADGRLVEDTSWRFATCDVPGGHTAAVALQDDRASTRPDTRAGTALNRQILAAIEGARLARPGPPRL, from the coding sequence ATGACCCTCACGCGCCACCCGGCGGACGGCTTCCCTCCCGTCCCCGGCCTGGTCCACGGCCCCGCCGGACCCTGGTCGCAGCTGCTGCGCGATCTGGACTCCTCCGGCGTCGGCCTGGTCCACGCCTCACTGGCGGAGTGGCGCACCCAGCTGCCGCCCGAGCCGCGCCGTCAGGAGCTGCTCGGGCGGGACTGGCCGCGCTACAGCAGGCTCGGCAACGACCAGTTGCGCGAACGGTTCATGGCGACCCGGATGCTGATCCGGCACACCGCGGCCGTCGCCCTCGGCACGGAGCCGTACTCCCTGGAACTGCGCTACGGCCTCAACGGCCGCGTCCACCTGCGGGGTTACGACCAGATCGACGTGAGCCTCAGCCACACCGCCGACCTCCTCCTCTGCGGCATCACCTCCCTCGGAGTGATCGGCATCGACGCCGAACCCTCCGAGCGGCGGCTCAGCGGACAGGACGTCGAACTCTTCATGTGCACCGAACCGGAGCGGCTGCGGCTCTCCCGTACCCCGCCCGAGGAGCGCAACGCCCTGCTGCTGCGGCTGTGGACGCTGAAGGAGGCGTACAGCAAAGCGCTCGGGCAGGGTCTGCGCTTCCCGTTCACCCAGTTCGGCTTCCGGCTCGCCGACGGCACGGCCCGGCTGGAGCGGGCCGACGGCAGGCTGGTGGAGGACACCAGCTGGCGCTTCGCGACCTGCGACGTACCCGGGGGGCACACCGCGGCCGTCGCGCTCCAGGACGACCGTGCCTCCACCCGGCCCGACACCCGGGCCGGCACCGCCCTCAACCGGCAGATCCTCGCCGCCATCGAAGGCGCCCGCCTCGCCCGGCCGGGTCCACCCCGGCTCTAG
- a CDS encoding acyl carrier protein, which produces MPQITLQELGDIMREFQGREVPGALDTSGLDVGFQDLGYDSLSVFMTTGRIQREYGVQLDRDRIAEAGTPRSLLSLVNHTLAGAAA; this is translated from the coding sequence ATGCCACAGATCACTCTCCAAGAACTCGGCGACATCATGCGGGAGTTCCAGGGACGCGAGGTTCCCGGCGCCCTCGACACATCCGGCCTCGACGTCGGTTTCCAGGACCTGGGCTACGACTCGTTGTCGGTCTTCATGACCACCGGTCGCATCCAGCGGGAGTACGGGGTCCAGCTCGACCGTGACCGGATCGCCGAGGCCGGAACCCCGCGCTCGCTGCTGAGCCTGGTCAACCACACACTCGCGGGGGCGGCGGCATGA